From Rana temporaria chromosome 7, aRanTem1.1, whole genome shotgun sequence, the proteins below share one genomic window:
- the LOC120946183 gene encoding EH domain-containing protein 1 has product MEALEDADFHNKPMVLLVGQYSTGKTTFIRHLMEQDFPGMRIGPEPTTDSFIAVMHGPMEGILPGNALVVDPKKPFRKLSAFGNAFLNRFMCAQLPNPVLESISIIDTPGILSGEKQRISRGYDFAAVLEWFAERVDRIILLFDAHKLDISDEFSEVIKALKNHEDKIRVVLNKADQIETQQLMRVYGALMWSLGKIINTPEVVRVYIGSFWSHPLLIPDNRKLFEAEEQDLFKDIQSLPRNAALRKLNYLIKRARLAKVHAYIISALKKEMPNVFGKDNKKKELIGNLAEIYVKIEKEHQISPGDFPNLKKMQEVLMTQDFTKFQSLKPKLLDNVDDMLANDIARLMVMVRQEESQMPIPVVKGGAFEGTMNGPFGHGYGEGAGEGIDDLEWVVAKDKPTYDEIFYTLSPVNGKITGASAKKEMVRSKLPNTVLGKIWKLADVDHDGLLDDEEFALANHLIKVKLEGHELPTDLPLHLVPPSKRKGE; this is encoded by the coding sequence ATGGAGGCCCTGGAGGATGCCGACTTCCACAACAAGCCCATGGTACTCCTGGTGGGCCAATACAGTACGGGGAAGACCACCTTCATCCGACACCTCATGGAGCAAGACTTCCCCGGTATGAGGATCGGCCCCGAGCCCACCACAGACTCCTTCATCGCCGTCATGCACGGCCCCATGGAGGGGATCCTACCCGGGAACGCGCTCGTGGTGGACCCCAAGAAACCCTTCAGGAAGCTCAGCGCCTTCGGAAACGCCTTCCTCAACAGGTTCATGTGTGCACAATTGCCTAATCCTGTCCTAGAGAGCATTAGCATTATAGACACTCCAGGCATATTGTCTGGGGAGAAGCAGCGGATCAGCCGAGGCTATGACTTCGCTGCAGTCCTAGAGTGGTTCGCAGAACGCGTCGACCGTATCATTCTGCTCTTTGATGCCCACAAGCTGGATATATCCGATGAGTTTTCTGAAGTTATTAAAGCACTCAAAAACCATGAAGATAAAATCCGTGTTGTGCTTAACAAGGCAGATCAAATTGAAACCCAGCAGCTTATGAGAGTATATGGAGCCCTCATGTGGTCATTGGGCAAGATCATCAACACTCCAGAGGTGGTGCGTGTGTATATTGGTTCATTCTGGTCCCATCCACTGCTCATACCAGACAATCGTAAACTGTTTGAAGCAGAGGAACAAGACTTGTTCAAGGACATTCAATCACTGCCAAGGAATGCTGCTCTTCGCAAGCTAAATTACCTCATTAAAAGAGCTAGGCTGGCCAAGGTTCATGCCTATATTATTAgtgcattaaaaaaagaaatgccaAATGTATTTGGGAAAGACAATAAAAAGAAAGAGCTTATTGGCAACCTGGCTGAAATCTACGTGAAAATTGAAAAGGAACATCAGATCTCTCCCGGAGATTTTCCAAATCTTAAGAAAATGCAGGAAGTTCTAATGACACAGGATTTCACCAAGTTCCAGTCCTTAAAGCCAAAATTGCTGGACAATGTAGATGACATGTTGGCCAATGACATTGCACGGCTTATGGTCATGGTTCGGCAGGAAGAATCCCAAATGCCAATCCCGGTCGTTAAAGGTGGGGCATTTGAAGGAACCATGAATGGTCCATTTGGCCATGGCTATGGTGAGGGAGCTGGAGAAGGAATCGATGACCTAGAGTGGGTAGTAGCCAAAGATAAACCAACGTATGATGAAATCTTCTACACACTTTCACCTGTCAATGGAAAGATCACTGGAGCCAGTGCCAAGAAGGAAATGGTGAGGTCCAAACTCCCCAACACAGTGCTAGGCAAAATCTGGAAGTTGGCAGATGTGGACCACGATGGGCTTCTTGATGATGAAGAATTTGCCTTGGCAAATCACTTAATAAAAGTAAAGCTAGAAGGGCATGAATTACCAACTGATCTACCTTTACATTTAGTTCCACCTTCAAAACGTAAAGGGGAATAA